A single region of the Cynocephalus volans isolate mCynVol1 chromosome 12, mCynVol1.pri, whole genome shotgun sequence genome encodes:
- the CCDC184 gene encoding coiled-coil domain-containing protein 184 — MEDGLLEIMTKDGGDMPAPLEVSTVPAVGDVISGEYNGGMKELMEHLKAQLQALFEDVRAMRGALDEQASHIQVLSDDVCANQRAIVSMCRIMTTAPRQGGLGVVGGKGSFPGAPQEPETPSPRIGDSGLPGRDPEDEEDDDEEKEMPSPATPTSHCERPKSPCAGLLGGDGPLVEPLDLPDITLLHLDGEASL; from the coding sequence ATGGAGGACGGTCTGCTGGAGATCATGACCAAGGACGGCGGCGACATGCCGGCCCCTCTGGAGGTGTCCACCGTGCCGGCCGTGGGGGACGTGATCTCCGGAGAGTACAACGGCGGCATGAAGGAACTGATGGAGCACCTGAAGGCCCAGCTGCAGGCCCTGTTTGAGGACGTGAGGGCCATGCGGGGGGCCCTGGACGAGCAGGCCTCGCACATCCAGGTGCTCTCGGACGACGTGTGCGCCAACCAGCGGGCCATCGTCTCCATGTGTCGGATTATGACCACGGCGCCCCGCCAGGGCGGCTTGGGCGTGGTCGGCGGCAAGGGGAGCTTCCCGGGCGCCCCCCAAGAGCCGGAGACCCCTTCGCCTAGGATCGGGGACAGCGGCTTGCCGGGTCGCGATCCTGAGGACGAGGAGGACGACGACGAAGAGAAGGAGATGCCCAGCCCCGCCACACCCACCAGTCACTGTGAGCGCCCTAAGAGTCCCTGTGCTGGTCTCCTTGGCGGGGACGGGCCACTTGTGGAGCCCCTCGACCTGCCCGACATTACCTTGCTGCATCTGGACGGCGAGGCCTCCCTGTGA